Proteins co-encoded in one Plasmodium berghei ANKA genome assembly, chromosome: 11 genomic window:
- a CDS encoding 26S proteasome regulatory subunit RPN11, putative produces MAGIPSSLRELFYSFSDGNGMSNEPLADTSEQVYISPLALLKILKHGRAGVPMEVMGLMLGEIVDEYTIRIVDVFAMPQSGNSVSVEAVDPVYQTNMLEELKKTGRHEMVVGWYHSHPGFGCWLSGTDVNTQKSFEQLNPRTIGVVVDPIQSVKGKVVIDCFRLINPHILMLGQEPRQTTSNIGYLTKPTLTALVHGLNRNYYSIVINYRKNELEKNMLLNLHKDIWVNPLKLLEFDEQKKNTDETLESIKKLTSLYNKNLSNEMKKTREEILLENIGKIDAKKRIQNCVETLLNDSILTCIGTMANTLFF; encoded by the exons ATGGCTGGAATCCCTTCTTCGTTACGTGAACTTTTTTACTCCTTTTCCGACGGCAATGGAATGTCAAATGAGCCATTAGCTGATACAAGTGAGCAAGTTTATATCTCTCCTTTGGCTCTtctaaaaattttgaagCATGGACGA gcCGGAGTTCCTATGGAAGTTATGGGGTTGATGCTTGGAGAAATTGTGGATGAATATACTATTAGGATTGTGGATGTATTTGCTATGCCTCAGTCAGGTAATAGTGTAAGTGTTGAAGCTGTTGATCCAGTATATCAAACAAATATGTtagaagaattaaaaaaaacaggaAGACATGAAATGGTTGTTGGATGGTATCATTCTCACCCTGGTTTTGGATGCTGGCTATCCGGAACTGATGTTAACACTCAAAAAAGTTTTGAGCAGTTAAATCCACGAACAATTGGTGTTGTTGTTGATCCAATACAATCAGTTAAAGGAAAAGTTGTTATCGATTGCTTTCGATTAATTAATCCTCATATACTTATGTTAGGTCAAGAACCTAGACAAACAACATCAAACATTGGCTATTTAACAAAGCCAACATTAACTGCTTTAGTTCATGGATTGAATagaaattattattcaatagttattaattatagaaaaaatgaattagaaaaaaatatgctttTAAATTTACATAAAGACATATGGGTTAACCCTTTAAAGCTGCTTGAATTTgatgaacaaaaaaaaaatactgaTGAAACTTTAGAgagtattaaaaaattaacaagtttatataacaaaaatttaagtaatgaaatgaaaaaaaccCGTGAAGAAATTcttttagaaaatattgGAAAAATTGATGCAAAAAAGAGAATACAAAATTGTGTAGAGACGCTACTAAATGATTCTATCCTTACTTGCATTG GCACCATGGCAAATactctatttttttag